The Vibrio agarivorans genome window below encodes:
- a CDS encoding LysR family transcriptional regulator → MNLDINQLRILVALDDERNITKAAERLYVSQSAASHNLAKLRERFNDPLFVRTSQGMNPTPFAQTMLPILRQGVENIARAADMQSSFDPLTDAHTFYIGACDYFEFVGMPRLAERFIESAPNIRLSIDIASEHIKMERVESGRLDLHIGVDNSQHPTKNFNSRKWLNDHYVAVVADWRKIPDKLSTIEFASESQIHLPLTSNASDVIDSWLYEQNLYRNIHMVTQSYPIGGMISAKTGLLFPVPYRVAMLLCEMIPLKIIELPNEIPALELSIISHKLYDQQESTQWLIRQIIELGY, encoded by the coding sequence ATGAACTTAGACATAAACCAGTTGCGTATTCTTGTTGCGTTAGATGATGAACGAAATATCACTAAGGCGGCTGAGCGGCTATACGTCAGCCAATCTGCAGCCAGTCATAATCTTGCTAAGCTCAGAGAGCGATTTAATGACCCCCTATTTGTCCGAACTAGCCAAGGAATGAACCCTACGCCTTTTGCACAAACCATGTTGCCGATACTTCGGCAAGGCGTTGAAAATATTGCTCGCGCAGCAGATATGCAATCCTCTTTTGACCCTTTAACTGATGCACACACTTTCTACATTGGTGCCTGTGATTACTTCGAGTTTGTTGGAATGCCAAGATTGGCAGAACGGTTTATCGAAAGCGCTCCAAACATCAGATTGTCTATCGATATTGCATCCGAGCACATTAAGATGGAGCGAGTCGAGAGTGGGCGCTTAGACTTACACATCGGTGTTGATAACTCTCAACACCCAACCAAGAACTTTAACAGCCGTAAATGGCTAAATGACCACTATGTGGCGGTGGTCGCTGACTGGCGCAAGATACCCGATAAACTCTCTACCATAGAATTCGCCAGTGAATCACAAATCCACTTGCCGCTCACGTCCAATGCATCAGACGTGATTGATAGCTGGCTCTACGAGCAAAACCTATATCGGAACATTCACATGGTGACGCAAAGCTACCCTATTGGCGGAATGATCAGTGCCAAAACCGGATTACTCTTCCCTGTCCCTTATCGGGTCGCGATGCTTCTGTGTGAAATGATTCCACTCAAGATCATCGAGCTTCCGAATGAAATCCCAGCACTTGAGTTGAGTATCATTTCGCACAAACTCTACGACCAACAAGAGTCAACTCAATGGTTAATTCGTCAAATCATTGAGTTAGGATACTGA
- a CDS encoding LysR family transcriptional regulator: MDVDINQLRLLVVLERERNLSKAAQKLFMSQSAASHVLAKLRSRFDNPLFIKTRSGMEPTPLLETLLPDIQKGLSSIDMAFDRMKPFDPLMDAKTFYIGAIDYFEFYALPKLGKKFEEHAPNVRIAIDILSENMQMERIEQGRLDLILGVDELQVMPRYYNRYHWLTDPYVGIAAKESKIKSKLTLNEFVQTAQIHLPLINTGADPIDRWLHQQHHSRHISMIVQSYAVGGMVTAQTNNLMCVPLHVAQELEQMLPLRIIELPQGAPELSLSMFTHQLYDSQDSIQWLIKQIYGCT, encoded by the coding sequence ATGGATGTGGATATCAATCAGTTACGCTTGTTGGTAGTGCTAGAGCGTGAGAGAAACTTATCGAAAGCGGCGCAGAAGTTATTTATGAGTCAATCGGCGGCAAGCCATGTGCTGGCGAAGTTGCGCAGTCGTTTTGACAATCCATTGTTTATTAAGACGCGTTCCGGTATGGAGCCGACACCGCTGCTTGAAACCTTGTTACCCGATATTCAAAAGGGTTTGAGCTCAATTGATATGGCGTTTGATCGGATGAAGCCGTTTGACCCGCTGATGGATGCCAAAACGTTTTATATCGGTGCCATTGATTACTTCGAATTTTACGCCTTGCCTAAGCTTGGTAAAAAGTTTGAGGAGCATGCGCCTAATGTACGGATCGCCATTGATATTTTGTCGGAAAACATGCAAATGGAGCGAATTGAGCAAGGCCGTCTTGATTTGATTTTAGGCGTTGATGAGCTTCAAGTGATGCCACGGTACTACAACCGTTATCACTGGCTAACGGACCCTTACGTAGGTATTGCCGCAAAAGAGTCGAAAATAAAGTCGAAGCTCACCCTCAATGAGTTTGTACAAACGGCGCAAATTCATTTGCCCCTGATAAACACCGGGGCAGACCCGATTGATCGTTGGCTTCACCAACAACATCACTCTCGCCACATTTCGATGATTGTACAAAGTTATGCTGTTGGTGGCATGGTCACCGCACAGACCAATAATTTGATGTGCGTTCCTTTGCACGTTGCACAAGAGCTAGAGCAAATGTTGCCATTGCGAATTATCGAGCTACCTCAGGGCGCGCCGGAGCTATCGCTGAGTATGTTTACCCACCAACTCTACGATAGCCAAGACAGCATTCAATGGCTGATCAAGCAGATCTATGGTTGCACGTAA
- the aguA gene encoding agmatine deiminase has product MSKMISTQPKQDNFRMPGEHEAHDEVWMAWPTRSDNWRYSGKLAQQAFVDVAVAISQKTPVVMLVNHDQFDNARSQLPAHIRVIEMSYNDCWMRDIGATYVVDDNGNRRGISWQFNAWGGLVDGLYFPWDLDDAVAPKMLNITQDTGYQAPFVLEGGSIHTDGEGTLYTTEECLLHPSRNPDLSREDIEEQLKSYLAIEKVIWLPRGLYNDETNGHVDNIMHVVKPGEVALTWCEDENDPQYEISREAFDLLSTERDAKGRQIKVHKLPMPGPLFMGEEEAQGIDQSDGMEREAGERLAASYANFLITNGQIVFPLLDENHDGAAKEALETAFPDYDIVGVSAREILLGGGNIHCITQQVPR; this is encoded by the coding sequence ATGAGTAAGATGATATCAACACAGCCTAAGCAAGATAACTTTCGCATGCCTGGTGAGCACGAAGCGCACGATGAGGTGTGGATGGCATGGCCAACGCGGAGTGACAATTGGCGATACAGCGGTAAGTTAGCCCAACAAGCCTTTGTTGACGTTGCCGTGGCGATTTCTCAAAAGACGCCAGTGGTTATGTTGGTCAATCATGATCAATTCGACAATGCTCGCTCTCAGCTACCCGCCCACATCCGGGTAATTGAAATGTCCTATAACGACTGCTGGATGCGAGATATTGGCGCGACTTACGTCGTCGATGACAATGGAAATCGACGTGGTATCAGTTGGCAGTTCAATGCTTGGGGTGGGCTTGTAGATGGTCTCTATTTCCCGTGGGATCTCGATGATGCTGTCGCACCTAAGATGCTCAATATCACCCAAGATACCGGCTATCAAGCCCCATTTGTTCTGGAAGGAGGATCGATTCATACTGATGGTGAGGGCACGCTCTATACCACCGAAGAGTGTCTACTCCACCCTAGCCGCAACCCAGACCTATCTAGAGAAGATATTGAGGAACAGCTAAAGTCCTATCTTGCCATTGAAAAGGTTATTTGGCTGCCACGAGGTCTTTACAATGATGAGACCAACGGCCACGTGGACAATATCATGCACGTAGTTAAGCCTGGTGAAGTCGCCCTTACTTGGTGTGAAGATGAAAATGATCCTCAGTATGAGATCAGCCGCGAAGCATTTGATTTGCTTAGCACAGAGCGAGATGCAAAAGGCCGTCAGATTAAAGTTCACAAGCTTCCAATGCCCGGCCCTCTTTTTATGGGCGAAGAGGAAGCACAAGGAATCGACCAAAGTGATGGAATGGAACGTGAAGCCGGTGAAAGATTGGCGGCTTCTTACGCTAACTTTCTTATTACTAATGGGCAGATCGTGTTCCCACTTCTTGATGAGAACCATGACGGTGCGGCCAAAGAAGCATTGGAAACAGCGTTCCCTGACTACGATATCGTCGGTGTTAGTGCACGAGAAATACTATTGGGAGGTGGAAACATCCACTGCATTACTCAACAAGTCCCTCGTTAA
- a CDS encoding ABC transporter substrate-binding protein: protein MDMKPSVFILAALATTSVHANECGEFTIADMNWNSASLMAHVDQFILNNGYGCDADLIPGDTVPTGTSMIEKGQPDVAPELWTNGIKEALDKGVEDKRLRYAGNSLTDGGEEGFWVPAYLVEQYPEMATIEGVIKHKALFEHPESDDQFAFYTCPAGWTCQITAGHLFDALGLEEHDFDMVDPGSGAALAGILAKNYEREKPWFGYYWSPTPVLGKYDMVMVDFGSGADVDEYRNCTTQPDCETPKVTMYPPSPVHTVTTEQFAQDEPYAFEYFSNRGYSNQLMSKMLAWMEEEQADSEDAMFYFLETYPEVWKGWVSAEVAEKVESAI from the coding sequence ATGGATATGAAGCCTTCTGTTTTTATTCTCGCTGCCTTAGCAACGACTTCCGTTCACGCAAATGAATGTGGAGAGTTCACTATCGCTGACATGAACTGGAACTCCGCTAGCCTTATGGCACATGTGGACCAGTTTATTCTAAATAATGGCTACGGCTGTGACGCCGACTTAATTCCAGGCGATACCGTTCCTACTGGTACTTCAATGATTGAGAAGGGACAGCCTGATGTGGCACCTGAATTATGGACTAATGGTATTAAAGAGGCGCTGGACAAGGGGGTTGAAGATAAACGTCTACGCTATGCGGGAAATTCGCTCACTGATGGTGGTGAGGAGGGCTTTTGGGTGCCTGCCTACCTGGTTGAGCAATACCCAGAAATGGCGACCATCGAGGGTGTCATTAAGCACAAGGCACTATTTGAACATCCAGAAAGTGATGACCAATTTGCTTTCTACACTTGTCCAGCTGGATGGACATGTCAGATCACCGCAGGTCATCTTTTTGATGCACTTGGTCTAGAAGAGCATGACTTTGATATGGTCGACCCAGGTTCTGGCGCAGCTTTAGCCGGGATTCTGGCGAAAAACTATGAGCGTGAAAAACCTTGGTTTGGCTATTACTGGTCACCAACACCTGTACTGGGTAAATACGATATGGTTATGGTTGATTTTGGTTCGGGAGCAGATGTTGATGAATATCGCAACTGCACGACACAACCAGACTGTGAAACACCTAAAGTGACTATGTATCCACCATCACCTGTGCATACCGTGACGACGGAGCAGTTCGCTCAAGATGAGCCGTATGCGTTCGAGTATTTCAGCAATCGAGGCTATTCAAATCAACTAATGAGCAAAATGCTCGCTTGGATGGAAGAGGAACAAGCGGACTCAGAAGATGCGATGTTTTACTTCTTAGAGACGTATCCAGAGGTATGGAAAGGTTGGGTATCTGCTGAGGTTGCAGAGAAAGTGGAAAGCGCTATTTAA
- the aguB gene encoding N-carbamoylputrescine amidase has product MMRKVTVAATQMACTWDVKANIDNAEKLVRDAAAKGAQIILLQELFETPYFCIEIHESYHALATTLEENEAFQRLSKLAKELEVVLPFSWFEKAGNVRFNSLAMIDADGSMLGVYRKTHIPDSDGYLEKYYFSPGDTGFKVWNTRYAKVGVGICWDQWFPETARSMALQGAELLFFPTAIGSEPSQPEMDSQPHWQCVMQGHAAANQVPVIASNRIGTEQAQHRDLEITFFGSSFIADYTGQIITKADRDTSGVIVHEFDLDDIGFQRSAWGLFRDRRPEHYQPLMTLDGQVKE; this is encoded by the coding sequence ATGATGAGAAAAGTAACTGTAGCTGCCACCCAAATGGCGTGTACTTGGGATGTTAAAGCTAATATCGACAACGCAGAGAAGCTTGTTCGTGACGCTGCAGCCAAGGGAGCGCAGATCATTCTGCTGCAAGAACTGTTTGAAACCCCTTACTTCTGCATTGAGATTCACGAGTCTTATCACGCGTTGGCGACGACGCTAGAGGAGAATGAAGCGTTTCAACGCCTGTCTAAGCTGGCTAAAGAGCTTGAAGTGGTGCTGCCTTTTAGCTGGTTTGAAAAAGCAGGAAATGTTCGATTTAACTCTCTTGCCATGATTGATGCTGACGGCTCTATGCTCGGTGTTTACCGAAAAACCCATATTCCAGACAGCGATGGTTATCTTGAGAAGTACTACTTTAGCCCTGGCGACACAGGCTTCAAAGTATGGAACACGCGCTACGCGAAAGTCGGTGTTGGCATCTGTTGGGATCAATGGTTCCCAGAAACAGCGCGCAGCATGGCACTACAAGGCGCAGAACTACTCTTCTTCCCAACAGCGATCGGCAGTGAGCCAAGTCAGCCGGAAATGGACTCTCAGCCACATTGGCAATGTGTTATGCAAGGTCACGCGGCAGCAAACCAAGTACCGGTGATTGCCTCAAACCGTATTGGCACGGAGCAAGCACAGCATCGTGACCTTGAAATTACCTTCTTCGGCTCGTCGTTCATTGCTGATTACACAGGTCAAATCATTACGAAGGCGGATCGTGACACATCGGGTGTTATCGTTCATGAATTTGATTTAGATGACATCGGCTTTCAACGCAGTGCCTGGGGTCTATTTAGAGATCGTCGACCAGAACATTACCAACCTCTTATGACATTGGATGGACAAGTAAAGGAGTAA
- a CDS encoding ABC-F family ATPase, producing the protein MISTANITQQFGAKPLFENISVKFGEGNRYGLIGANGCGKSTFMKILSGELEPTGGNVSYDPNERVAKLNQDQFAYEEFTVIDTVIMGHKELWAVKQERDRIYSLAEMSEEDGMKVADLEVQFAEMDGYMAEAKAGELLLAVGISEDLHFGLMSEVAPGWKLRVLLAQVLFADPHIMLLDEPTNNLDMDTIRWLEETLNQRNCTMIIISHDRHFLNSVCTHMADLDYGELRLFPGNYDEYMVAANQARERLLADNAKKKAQIAELNTFVARFSANASKAKQATSRAKQIDKIQLEEVKPSSRQNPFIRFDQEKELFRNALIVENLSQGFEDDLFTDFNAIFEVGERVAIIGENGVGKTTLLNTISGALEPRTGEYKWSENSNIGYYAQDHAHDFAEDMNLMDWMGQWRQPGDDEQVIRSFLGRMLFGQDDIKKSVKVLSGGEQGRMLLGKIMMHKPNMLLMDEPTNHMDMESIESLNNALEEYKGTLFFVSHDRVFVDSLATRILEIKDGKINDFRGTYAEFLKSKGIDG; encoded by the coding sequence TTGATTTCTACCGCGAATATCACGCAGCAATTTGGCGCTAAGCCACTCTTCGAAAACATCTCTGTTAAGTTTGGCGAAGGCAATCGCTACGGTCTGATCGGCGCAAACGGATGTGGTAAATCTACATTTATGAAGATCCTTTCTGGTGAGCTAGAGCCAACAGGCGGTAACGTAAGCTACGACCCGAACGAGCGTGTTGCTAAACTAAATCAGGATCAATTCGCTTATGAAGAATTCACGGTAATCGACACGGTTATCATGGGTCACAAAGAGCTTTGGGCTGTTAAGCAAGAGCGCGACCGTATCTACTCGCTTGCAGAAATGAGCGAAGAAGATGGCATGAAGGTGGCTGATCTTGAAGTTCAGTTCGCTGAAATGGATGGCTACATGGCAGAAGCAAAAGCTGGTGAGCTTCTTCTTGCTGTAGGTATCTCAGAAGACCTGCACTTTGGCCTAATGAGTGAAGTGGCTCCAGGTTGGAAACTTCGTGTGCTTTTGGCGCAGGTTCTGTTCGCTGACCCGCACATCATGCTACTTGACGAACCAACCAACAACTTGGATATGGACACGATTCGTTGGCTAGAAGAGACGCTAAACCAACGTAACTGTACGATGATCATCATCTCGCACGACCGTCACTTCCTAAACTCAGTGTGTACACACATGGCTGACTTGGATTACGGTGAACTTCGCCTATTCCCAGGTAACTACGATGAGTACATGGTAGCAGCGAACCAAGCTCGTGAGCGCCTGCTAGCTGACAACGCTAAGAAGAAAGCGCAAATTGCTGAGCTAAACACCTTCGTTGCACGTTTCTCTGCAAACGCATCGAAAGCGAAGCAAGCAACATCTCGTGCTAAGCAAATCGACAAAATTCAGCTTGAAGAAGTCAAACCTTCAAGCCGTCAAAACCCATTCATCCGTTTTGACCAAGAGAAAGAGCTGTTCCGTAACGCACTAATCGTTGAAAACCTATCACAAGGTTTTGAAGATGACCTATTCACAGACTTTAACGCGATTTTTGAAGTGGGTGAACGTGTTGCTATCATCGGTGAAAATGGTGTGGGTAAAACTACACTATTGAACACAATCTCAGGTGCTCTTGAGCCTCGCACTGGCGAATATAAATGGTCTGAGAACTCAAACATTGGTTACTACGCACAAGACCATGCACATGACTTCGCAGAAGACATGAACCTAATGGACTGGATGGGTCAATGGCGTCAACCTGGTGACGACGAACAAGTAATTCGTAGCTTCCTAGGTCGCATGCTGTTTGGTCAAGACGACATCAAGAAGTCAGTAAAAGTTCTTTCGGGTGGTGAGCAAGGTCGTATGCTGCTTGGTAAGATCATGATGCACAAACCAAACATGCTGCTAATGGACGAACCAACTAACCACATGGATATGGAATCGATCGAGTCATTAAATAATGCACTTGAAGAGTACAAAGGCACTCTATTCTTCGTATCGCACGACCGTGTATTCGTAGACTCTCTAGCAACTCGTATCCTAGAGATCAAAGACGGTAAGATTAACGACTTCCGTGGCACTTATGCTGAGTTCCTAAAGTCAAAAGGTATTGACGGCTAA
- a CDS encoding APC family permease encodes MEDKKMGITPLALFSLCAVLVVDTLTASASIGVSSIGWWALVLVVFVLPYGLITSELSSAYPGEGGIYDWVKKAFGSNWAIRTTWFYWINVGLWMPAVYILFAGMFAELFAPDLSLIAQVAICIALTWGTVWVCNISTDIGVMITNFCAILKVVVISVLGIGGFVYAANNGVANEFSFAALMPSFDSGVEFLPALVFNLMGFELVATMTKQMKDVKQMPKVVFLAISITAFLYIVGTVGILMALPVEEIGLVTGIVDTLKVLLGDGALGQFMVYALGIVTLFTFVGNMVSWTMGSSRAAAEAAKEGELPAIAAKTSKKYDTPVGANTITGAVSTTVIIIYALFANTNDELFWSMFAFSSCVFLMPYLFMFPAYLKLKLTDTKTPRPFKVPGALWVQKLMTVVCFSIILQAVVLFIFPDIVFASVDWQYSLPILVGVLITIAIGEILLSRANRVANNAVVEKIA; translated from the coding sequence ATGGAAGATAAGAAAATGGGTATCACGCCCCTTGCCCTATTCAGCCTATGTGCTGTTCTAGTAGTGGATACATTGACCGCATCGGCTTCTATTGGTGTCAGCTCCATTGGATGGTGGGCACTCGTCCTAGTTGTGTTTGTCTTGCCGTATGGCCTTATCACATCCGAGCTAAGCTCAGCATACCCTGGCGAAGGGGGTATTTACGACTGGGTTAAAAAAGCATTTGGCTCAAATTGGGCGATCCGAACAACTTGGTTCTACTGGATCAATGTCGGTCTATGGATGCCAGCGGTCTACATCTTATTTGCAGGCATGTTCGCAGAACTGTTTGCGCCTGACCTTTCTCTAATTGCACAAGTGGCTATCTGTATCGCGCTCACTTGGGGCACGGTTTGGGTTTGTAACATCTCTACTGATATCGGCGTTATGATCACCAACTTCTGCGCCATTTTGAAAGTCGTCGTTATTTCAGTGCTAGGCATTGGTGGCTTTGTCTACGCGGCAAACAATGGCGTAGCCAATGAGTTTAGTTTTGCTGCTCTCATGCCTTCGTTTGACTCTGGTGTCGAGTTCTTACCTGCTCTTGTGTTCAACCTGATGGGCTTTGAACTAGTTGCGACAATGACTAAGCAGATGAAAGACGTTAAGCAAATGCCTAAAGTTGTCTTCCTTGCTATCTCGATCACCGCCTTCTTATACATAGTAGGTACGGTTGGCATCCTGATGGCACTTCCAGTCGAAGAAATTGGTCTCGTTACGGGTATTGTTGACACACTTAAAGTGCTGCTTGGCGATGGGGCTCTTGGTCAATTCATGGTTTACGCATTAGGTATTGTTACCTTGTTCACCTTTGTAGGAAACATGGTCAGCTGGACAATGGGCTCTAGCCGCGCGGCAGCCGAGGCAGCCAAAGAAGGTGAATTACCAGCGATTGCTGCCAAGACTTCAAAGAAATACGATACGCCAGTGGGTGCAAACACAATCACCGGTGCCGTATCAACAACTGTCATCATTATTTATGCACTTTTTGCCAACACCAACGACGAGCTATTTTGGTCTATGTTTGCCTTCTCAAGTTGCGTGTTCTTGATGCCATATCTGTTTATGTTCCCAGCTTATCTAAAGCTAAAACTAACCGATACCAAAACACCGCGTCCTTTCAAAGTGCCTGGCGCATTATGGGTACAAAAGCTGATGACGGTTGTGTGCTTTAGTATCATTCTTCAAGCTGTGGTGCTGTTTATCTTCCCTGATATCGTATTCGCTTCCGTCGACTGGCAATATTCGCTACCCATATTGGTTGGTGTATTAATCACCATCGCTATTGGAGAAATTTTACTTAGTCGTGCCAATCGTGTCGCTAACAACGCTGTCGTGGAGAAAATCGCATGA
- a CDS encoding putrescine aminotransferase, which produces MDYSKRNVDEAFFEAMKMVDLISKDESEISLEERTWVAETTYENFEQHINKGFLEYRKSVTETEGIALTDWSGQGSMLKDILGREFIDMLGGYGLYSPGIRHSKIVAAAKAQLDRSPQYSQEMLDPLRAHLAKVIAKLTPGDIQYGFFANSGTEAVDGAMKLAKMYTGKKGFISTLKAFHGKSLGALSLLGKAVYREPVGQLLDGVRHVPYGDADAVEAQLKAAQEVGEGIAAVIAEPIQGEAGAIVPPDDYWPRLREICDKYEVLLIADEVQTGFGRTGTLFGVDHWNVTPDIMCFGKALGGGVIAMSGFFASAKLWKVLEPNPFMHTTTTGGNPVACAAALAQISVLLEENLAGQAAEKGEYIKSKLGVMTDKYPGVLTDVTGKGLLLGMVFADDEVGFQVVSNLFKRGILIAGTLNNSQVVRIEPALNISYDLIDKFLVELEEVIKSL; this is translated from the coding sequence ATGGATTATTCAAAACGCAATGTCGATGAAGCTTTCTTTGAAGCAATGAAAATGGTGGATCTTATCTCAAAGGATGAGTCTGAAATTAGCCTAGAAGAGCGTACTTGGGTCGCTGAAACAACCTATGAAAACTTCGAACAACATATTAATAAAGGTTTTTTAGAGTACCGCAAATCGGTAACCGAGACAGAAGGGATCGCTTTAACGGATTGGTCTGGCCAAGGTTCAATGCTTAAAGACATTTTGGGTCGTGAGTTCATTGATATGCTAGGTGGATATGGGCTTTACTCTCCCGGTATACGTCACTCTAAGATTGTAGCAGCAGCCAAAGCTCAGCTTGATCGCAGTCCACAATACAGCCAAGAGATGCTTGACCCTCTTCGCGCTCACTTAGCAAAAGTTATCGCTAAATTGACTCCTGGTGATATTCAGTATGGTTTCTTTGCCAACTCGGGCACTGAAGCAGTTGATGGCGCGATGAAGCTAGCCAAAATGTATACAGGCAAGAAAGGGTTTATCTCAACGTTAAAAGCGTTCCACGGTAAGTCGTTAGGTGCTTTGTCACTCCTTGGTAAAGCGGTTTATCGTGAACCCGTTGGCCAGTTGCTTGATGGCGTTCGTCATGTCCCTTATGGCGATGCAGATGCGGTAGAAGCGCAACTTAAAGCCGCACAAGAGGTAGGAGAGGGCATTGCAGCCGTAATTGCAGAGCCGATTCAAGGTGAGGCTGGTGCGATTGTTCCACCGGATGATTACTGGCCAAGATTGCGTGAAATCTGTGACAAATACGAGGTGCTGCTGATTGCGGATGAGGTTCAAACAGGCTTTGGCCGCACAGGTACTTTGTTTGGTGTTGATCACTGGAATGTCACGCCAGACATCATGTGTTTTGGTAAAGCGTTAGGTGGTGGCGTGATTGCGATGTCAGGCTTCTTTGCTAGTGCGAAGCTGTGGAAAGTACTTGAGCCAAACCCATTTATGCACACCACAACAACGGGCGGAAACCCAGTGGCATGTGCTGCGGCACTTGCTCAAATCTCTGTTCTTCTTGAGGAGAACTTAGCAGGACAAGCAGCAGAAAAAGGGGAGTACATCAAGAGTAAACTGGGTGTAATGACGGACAAATATCCAGGTGTGCTTACCGATGTCACTGGTAAGGGGCTGCTATTAGGGATGGTTTTTGCCGATGATGAGGTGGGCTTCCAAGTTGTCTCTAACCTTTTTAAGCGAGGCATCCTAATTGCGGGTACGCTCAACAACTCACAAGTAGTTCGTATTGAACCTGCGCTAAACATTTCTTACGACTTGATTGATAAGTTCCTTGTAGAACTCGAAGAAGTCATCAAATCACTATAA